A genomic region of Macaca thibetana thibetana isolate TM-01 chromosome 14, ASM2454274v1, whole genome shotgun sequence contains the following coding sequences:
- the CCDC85B gene encoding coiled-coil domain-containing protein 85B, with protein MEAEAGGLEELTDEEMAALGKEELVRRLRREEAARLAALVQRGRLMQEVNRQLQGHLGEIRELKQLNRRLQAENRELRDLCCFLDSERQRGRRAARQWQLFGTQASRAVREDLGGCWQKLAELEGRQEELLRENLALKELCLALGEEWGPRGGPGGAGGSGAGPAPELALPPCGPRDLGDGSSSTGSVGSPDQLPLACSPDD; from the coding sequence atggaggccgaggcaggcggccTGGAGGAGCTGACGGACGAGGAGATGGCGGCGCTGGGCAAGGAAGAGCTAGTGCGGCGCCTGCGGAGGGAGGAGGCGGCGCGCCTGGCAGCACTGGTGCAGCGTGGCCGCCTCATGCAGGAGGTGAATCGGCAGCTGCAGGGCCACCTGGGCGAGATCCGCGAACTCAAGCAGCTCAACCGGCGTCTGCAGGCAGAAAACCGTGAGCTGCGCGACCTCTGCTGCTTCCTGGACTCGGAGCGCCAGCGCGGGCGGCGCGCCGCGCGCCAGTGGCAGCTCTTCGGGACCCAAGCATCCCGGGCAGTGCGCGAGGACCTGGGCGGCTGTTGGCAGAAGCTGGCCGAGCTGGAGGGCCGCCAGGAGGAGCTGCTGCGGGAGAACCTGGCGCTTAAGGAGCTCTGCCTGGCGCTAGGCGAAGAATGGGGCCCCCGCGGCGGCCCCGGTGGCGCGGGGGGCTCAGGCGCCGGGCCAGCACCCGAGCTTGCTCTGCCCCCGTGTGGGCCCCGCGACTTAGGCGATGGAAGCTCCAGCACCGGCAGCGTGGGCAGTCCGGATCAGTTGCCCCTGGCCTGTTCCCCCGATGACTGA
- the CTSW gene encoding cathepsin W: MALTTHPSCLLALLVAGLAQGIRGSLRAQDLSPQPLELKEAFKLFQIQFNRSYLSPEEHAHRLDIFAHNLAQAQRLQEEDLGTAEFGVTPFSDLTEEEFGQLYGYRRAAGRVPGMGREIGSEEPQESVPFTCDWRKVAGAISPIKDQKNCNCCWAMAAAGNIEALWRINFWDFVDVSVQELLDCGRCGDGCRGGFVWDAFITVLNNSGLASEKDYPFQGKVRAQGCHAKKYHKVAWIQDFIMLQNSEHRIAQYLATYGPITVTINMKPLQLYRKGVIKATPTTCDPQLVDHSVLLVGFGSLKSEGIWAETVSSQSQPQPPHPTPYWILKNSWGAQWGEKGYFRLHRGSNTCGITRFPLTARVQKPDVKPRVSCPP, from the exons ATGGCACTGACTACCCacccctcctgcctcctggcccTGCTGGTGGCAGGCCTAGCCCAAGGCATCAGAGGCTCCCTTAGGGCCCAG GACCTCAGTCCCCAGCCGCTGGAGCTGAAAGAGGCCTTCAAGCTGTTCCAGATCCAGTTCAACCGgagttacttgagcccagaag AGCATGCTCACCGCCTGGACATCTTTGCCCACAACCTGGCCCAGGCTCAGCGGCTGCAGGAGGAGGACTTGGGCACAGCTGAGTTTGGGGTGACTCCATTCAGTGACCTCACAG AGGAGGAGTTTGGCCAGCTCTACGGGTATCGGAGGGCAGCTGGAAGGGTCCCCGGCATGGGCAGAGAGATAGGGTCCGAAGAGCCACAGGAGTCAGTGCCTTTCACCTGTGACTGGCGGAAGGTGGCCGGTGCCATCTCACCCATCAAGGACCAG AAAAACTGCAACTGCTGCTGGGCCATGGCAGCGGCAGGCAACATAGAGGCCCTGTGGCGCATCAATTTCTGGGATTTCGTGGATGTCTCCGTGCAGG AACTGCTGGATTGTGGTCGCTGTGGGGATGGCTGCCGTGGTGGCTTCGTCTGGGACGCGTTCATAACTGTTCTCAACAACA GCGGCCTGGCCAGTGAAAAGGACTACCCGTTCCAGGGCAAAGTCAGAGCCCAAGGGTGCCACGCCAAGAAGTACCACAAGGTGGCCTGGATCCAGGACTTCATCATGCTGCAGAACAGCGAGCACA GAATTGCCCAGTACCTGGCCACTTACGGCCCCATCACCGTGACCATCAACATGAAGCCCCTGCAG CTATACCGGAAAGGTGTGATCAAGGCCACACCCACCACCTGTGACCCCCAGCTTGTGGACCACTCTGTCCTGCTGGTGGGTTTTGGCAGCCTCAAGTCAGAGGGGATATGGGCAGAGACAGTCTCATCGcagtctcagcctcagcctccacaccccaccccatACTGGATCCTGAAGAACTCCTGGGGGGCCCAGTGGGGAGAGAAG GGCTACTTCCGGCTACACCGAGGCAGCAATACCTGCGGCATCACCAGGTTCCCGCTCACTGCCCGTGTGCAGAAACCGGATGTGAAGCCCCGAGTCTCCTGCCCTCCCTGA
- the FIBP gene encoding acidic fibroblast growth factor intracellular-binding protein: MTSELDIFVGNTTLIDEDVYRLWLDGYSVTDAVALRVRSGILEQTGATAAVLQSDTMDHYRTFHMLERLLHAPPKLLHQLIFQIPPSRQALLIERYYAFDEAFVREVLGKKLSKGTKKDLDDISTKTGITLKSCRRQFDNFKRVFKVVEEMRGSLVDNIQQHFLLSDRLARDYAAIVFFANNRFETGKKKLQYLSFGDFAFCAELMIQNWTLGAVDSQMDDMDMDLDKEFLQDLKELKVLVADKDLLDLHKSLVCTALRGKLGVFSEMEANFKNLSRGLVNVAAKLTHNKDVRDLFVDLVEKFVEPCRSDHWPLSDVRFFLNQYSASVHSLDGFRHQALWDRYMGTLRGCLLRLYHD, translated from the exons ATGACCAGCGAGCTGGACATCTTCGTGGGGAACACTACCCTTATCGACGAGGACGTGTATCGCCTCTGGCTCGATGGTTACTCGG TGACCGACGCGGTGGCCCTGCGGGTGCGCTCGGGAATCCTGGAGCAGACGGGCGCCACGGCAGCGGTGCTGCAGAGCGACACCATGGACCATTACCGCACCTTCCACATGCTCGAGCGGCTGCTGCACGCACCACCCAAGCTACTGCACCAACTCATCTTCCAGATTCCGCCCTCCCGGCAGGCACTACTCATCGAGAG GTACTATGCCTTTGATGAGGCCTTTGTTCGGGAGGTGCTGGGCAAGAAGCTGTCCAAAGGCACCAAGAAAGACCTGGATGACATCAGCACCAAAACAGGCATCACCCTCAAGAGCTGCCGGAGACAG TTTGACAACTTTAAGCGAGTCTTCAAGGTGGTAGAGGAAATGCGGGGCTCCCTGGTGGACAATATTCAGCAACACTTTCTCCTCTCTGACCGGTTGGCCAG GGACTATGCAGCCATCGTCTTCTTTGCTAACAACCGCTTTGAGACGGGGAAGAAAAAACTGCAGTATCTGAGCTTCGGTGACTTTGCCTTCTGCGCTGAGCTCATGATCCAAAACTGGACCCTTGGAGCCGTCG ACTCGCAGATGGATGACATGGACATGGACTTAGACAAGGAATTTCTCCAGGACTTGAAGGAACTCAAGGTGCTAGTGGCTGACAAGGACCTTCTGGACCTGCATAAGAG CCTGGTGTGCACTGCTCTCCGGGGAAAGCTGGGCGTCTTCTCTGAGATGGAAGCCAACTTCAAG AACCTGTCCCGGGGGCTGGTGAACGTGGCCGCCAAGCTGACTCACAATAAAGATGTCAGAGACCTGTTTGTGGACCTCGTGGAGAAG TTTGTGGAACCCTGCCGCTCCGACCACTGGCCACTCAGCGACGTGCGGTTCTTCCTGAATCAGTATTCAGCATCTGTCCACTCCCTCGATGGCTTCCG ACACCAGGCCCTCTGGGACCGCTACATGGGCACCCTCCGCGGCTGCCTCCTGCGCCTCTATCATGACTGA